One segment of Streptomyces sp. NBC_00576 DNA contains the following:
- a CDS encoding protein kinase domain-containing protein, translated as MEEYAGRVLADRYRLPLPPADEFEQSEIRAFDTYSGQEVLVRQVPLPEVVEAEVLDADGLPDGFVARDGRRARGADTRSAATRRPSDPAVRRAIEAAQAAASIPDHPRLDQVFDVFAQGGSLWIVSELVPARSLESLLAEKPLTPYRAAEVAADVLMALRVLHAHGWVHRNITERTVLVCDDGRVMLTGLAAGAAEEALCGYDPVPGRDAPGAPEDAKAIGGASTAAAGAPGAGGGAQHSGGGGSYGVSGGTFAGDAEAARRAAIEARTGAGSAGGSGGGGGYGQSPASSAGGPGVARPQGLTGGGVGGPGHPGGSYGVVGGTFAGDSATDPEAARRAAIEARAGGGVPGAGVEGSNGGAAGGEPRALETGGDIRAARAGAIAAYRAGARAAARVQEAEQSGRTALPGARPSIEAAGDTGGGVGAYGTGVERAPATPPPGQIADPYGVRTTTAWNGAAGPAAGGAGPAGQARTALPAGGSGAAPSRVADSVPQQQPRPLTHGHPQDQSPSADRVGQPTGRWGDMAVADAPRRGPATALAADRARQARMAVVGAVTERWAPEQAGPVHENWQLAPPIGPATDLWALGALLFRAVQGHAPYPEESTAELVQLVCAEPPAFAEECGPLRPVVESLLRQDPTERLDFEELNGWLRSLVRSAPEPEAGVHLVAAPPTDPRRLPIVRRRGELVRRRRAGLPATGPHGRHKRARQEQAPRKLGRNLLLLILLALVAAIAYAMFFMPKAKSDGAQDGERTGSAGEVSASPERSADNPDASSEPRPEQTSPGSGKSNSASPSAGSSEGQATPGPDAAAGFTVRTDPDGFRIAVADGWDRTGKNGRGQVVYSHGSFQLIVVPGRDTTKAYGADPMAYQREREYELQPFRDSTWATSSGMRTIEVGGRTMAEGQFTWQNSSGSEVFVRNLAIIVDGRYHVVQVRGPEAERDEVTRLYEQASATYQSTG; from the coding sequence GTGGAGGAATATGCGGGGCGGGTACTCGCCGACCGCTACCGCCTGCCGCTGCCGCCGGCCGATGAGTTCGAACAGTCCGAGATTCGGGCCTTCGACACCTACAGCGGGCAGGAAGTCCTGGTCAGGCAGGTGCCGTTGCCCGAAGTCGTCGAGGCCGAGGTGCTCGACGCGGACGGGCTGCCGGACGGGTTCGTGGCGCGGGACGGGCGTCGGGCGCGAGGCGCTGACACGCGGTCCGCAGCCACCCGTCGGCCCAGCGATCCGGCCGTACGGCGTGCCATCGAGGCCGCGCAGGCTGCCGCTTCCATCCCCGATCATCCACGGCTCGACCAGGTCTTCGACGTGTTCGCGCAGGGTGGTTCGCTGTGGATAGTGAGTGAACTGGTACCGGCCCGATCACTGGAGTCGCTGCTCGCCGAGAAGCCGCTGACGCCCTACCGCGCGGCCGAGGTCGCTGCCGATGTCCTCATGGCCCTCCGAGTGCTGCACGCCCATGGCTGGGTGCACCGCAACATCACCGAGCGCACGGTGCTCGTCTGCGACGACGGGCGCGTGATGCTCACCGGCCTGGCGGCCGGGGCGGCGGAAGAGGCCCTGTGCGGGTACGACCCGGTGCCCGGCCGGGACGCGCCTGGGGCGCCGGAGGACGCGAAGGCCATAGGAGGCGCGAGCACGGCTGCAGCTGGCGCTCCGGGGGCCGGCGGTGGTGCGCAGCATTCTGGTGGGGGCGGGAGCTACGGGGTTTCCGGGGGGACGTTCGCAGGGGATGCGGAGGCTGCCCGGCGTGCCGCCATCGAGGCGCGCACCGGTGCGGGTTCGGCGGGCGGTAGCGGCGGGGGCGGTGGGTACGGGCAGTCACCGGCTTCGTCGGCGGGTGGGCCGGGCGTGGCGAGGCCGCAGGGCTTGACCGGCGGTGGGGTCGGCGGTCCGGGGCATCCCGGCGGGAGTTACGGGGTTGTCGGAGGTACGTTCGCCGGGGATTCCGCAACGGACCCGGAGGCTGCTCGGCGTGCCGCCATCGAGGCGCGGGCCGGTGGCGGGGTGCCCGGGGCCGGCGTCGAGGGGAGCAACGGAGGGGCCGCTGGGGGTGAGCCGCGGGCGTTGGAGACCGGCGGGGACATTCGGGCGGCGCGGGCCGGGGCGATCGCCGCGTACCGGGCGGGCGCTCGGGCCGCGGCCCGGGTTCAGGAGGCCGAGCAGAGCGGGCGCACCGCGTTGCCCGGCGCCCGGCCTTCGATCGAGGCGGCCGGTGACACCGGTGGCGGTGTCGGTGCGTACGGCACCGGAGTGGAGCGGGCCCCGGCCACTCCGCCTCCGGGGCAGATCGCAGACCCCTACGGCGTGCGGACGACGACTGCCTGGAACGGTGCCGCCGGTCCAGCGGCCGGGGGCGCCGGACCGGCCGGGCAGGCGCGTACCGCACTCCCCGCCGGAGGAAGCGGCGCCGCGCCGAGCAGGGTCGCCGACAGCGTTCCGCAGCAGCAGCCCCGCCCGCTCACTCACGGCCACCCCCAGGACCAGTCCCCGTCGGCCGACCGCGTCGGCCAACCGACGGGCCGCTGGGGTGACATGGCTGTCGCCGATGCCCCCAGGCGTGGGCCCGCCACCGCGCTGGCCGCCGATCGGGCGCGGCAGGCCCGGATGGCTGTCGTCGGGGCGGTGACCGAGCGTTGGGCGCCCGAGCAGGCCGGGCCCGTGCACGAGAACTGGCAGCTGGCCCCGCCCATCGGTCCCGCGACCGACCTGTGGGCGCTCGGCGCGCTGCTCTTCAGGGCCGTACAGGGGCATGCGCCCTACCCCGAGGAGTCGACGGCCGAGCTGGTTCAGCTGGTGTGTGCCGAGCCGCCCGCCTTCGCGGAGGAATGCGGGCCGCTCAGGCCCGTCGTGGAGTCGCTGCTGCGTCAGGACCCCACCGAGAGGCTCGACTTCGAAGAGCTGAACGGCTGGCTGCGCTCCCTCGTCCGGTCGGCACCGGAGCCGGAGGCCGGCGTGCACCTCGTCGCCGCGCCGCCCACCGATCCGCGCCGGCTGCCGATCGTGCGGCGCAGGGGCGAGCTGGTGCGCAGGCGCCGGGCAGGCCTGCCCGCGACCGGTCCGCACGGCCGGCACAAGCGGGCCAGGCAGGAGCAGGCGCCGCGCAAGCTGGGCCGCAACCTGCTCCTCCTGATACTGCTCGCGCTGGTCGCGGCGATCGCGTACGCCATGTTCTTCATGCCGAAGGCCAAGAGCGACGGAGCGCAGGACGGGGAGCGGACCGGTTCCGCCGGGGAGGTGAGCGCTTCGCCGGAGCGGTCGGCCGACAACCCGGACGCGAGCAGCGAGCCACGGCCCGAGCAGACCTCGCCCGGCAGCGGGAAGAGCAACAGCGCCTCCCCGTCGGCCGGTTCGTCCGAGGGGCAGGCGACCCCTGGCCCCGATGCCGCCGCCGGTTTCACTGTGCGCACCGACCCTGACGGCTTCCGTATCGCCGTCGCCGACGGCTGGGACCGGACGGGCAAGAACGGGCGCGGCCAGGTCGTCTACTCGCACGGCTCGTTCCAGCTCATCGTCGTACCGGGCCGGGACACCACCAAGGCGTACGGCGCCGATCCGATGGCCTACCAGCGGGAGCGGGAGTACGAGTTGCAGCCGTTCCGCGACTCCACCTGGGCCACGTCCAGCGGGATGCGGACCATCGAGGTGGGCGGACGGACCATGGCAGAGGGGCAGTTCACCTGGCAGAACAGCTCCGGCAGCGAGGTGTTCGTACGCAATCTCGCGATCATCGTCGACGGGCGGTACCACGTGGTTCAGGTGCGTGGACCGGAGGCCGAGCGGGACGAGGTGACCCGTTTGTACGAGCAGGCGTCGGCCACCTACCAGTCCACCGGCTGA
- a CDS encoding serine/threonine-protein kinase — MSEAERAGASRQDRSERLLAGRYRLGGVLGRGGMGTVWRAEDETLGRTVAVKELRFPGSIDEEEKRRLITRTLREAKAIARIRNNSAVTVFDVVEEDDRPWIVMELVEGKSLAEAIREDGLLEPRRAAEVGLAILDVLRSAHREGILHRDVKPSNVLMSEDGRVVLTDFGIAQVEGDPSITSTGMLVGAPSYISPERARGHKPGPAADLWSLGGLLYASVEGVPPYDKGSAIATLTAVMTEQLEEPKNAGPLKDVIYGLLTKDPAKRLDDAGARRMLNAVIHAPEPKPAEPEPLDATKVVPLPVIPGKGKRADKGAESGSSADSGSGGKRGEEAAERFRGAFRSVKKAAVAAGAGAGAAVRTKSADSADSADASGASGSGEKAGAGAGAGAAASDTAVSGSVASAGVADEAAKSGGAADSGKRAGGAAQGAVVPGARDGQARDRAAQGSESQGGNPGAGGRSSGWPVVPPPDLPRRSVPRAPLTDVVPKRTLVIIAVVVVAVIVLGVVLALVLGGDKSTGSSADGTKSGGDKVTSTSSGSAETKEDTDDGTRADGGQSADASKSAGAGTGSGAGAGSANSPSATASGSGGATGVSTHTDGQGFSIGLPAGWKYESTGASGARFAGPGGQKLLVGWTTTPKDDPVADWKNQEQYMTRSQYDRIRIEKVNYRGWNTADWEFTYAEGGTTYRSVDRGFVVTDQLGYGLMYTAKASNWDSELRKETWRTFTESFEPKS, encoded by the coding sequence ATGTCGGAGGCGGAGCGGGCGGGAGCATCCCGTCAGGACAGGAGTGAGCGTCTCCTCGCCGGGCGGTACCGGCTGGGAGGAGTCCTCGGCCGCGGCGGCATGGGCACCGTCTGGCGCGCGGAGGACGAGACCCTCGGCCGGACGGTTGCCGTCAAGGAGCTGCGGTTCCCGGGGAGTATCGACGAGGAGGAGAAGCGGCGGCTGATCACGCGGACGCTGCGCGAGGCCAAGGCGATCGCGCGGATCCGCAACAACAGCGCCGTGACCGTCTTCGACGTGGTCGAGGAGGACGACCGGCCGTGGATCGTGATGGAGCTCGTCGAGGGCAAGTCGCTCGCCGAGGCCATCCGTGAGGACGGGCTGTTGGAGCCGCGGCGCGCGGCCGAGGTGGGGCTCGCGATCCTCGATGTGCTCAGGTCCGCGCATCGTGAGGGCATCCTGCATCGCGACGTGAAGCCGTCGAACGTGCTGATGTCCGAGGACGGCCGGGTCGTCCTCACCGACTTCGGTATCGCGCAGGTCGAGGGCGACCCGTCGATCACCTCGACCGGCATGCTCGTCGGCGCGCCCTCCTACATCTCGCCGGAGCGGGCCCGAGGCCACAAGCCCGGCCCGGCTGCCGACCTCTGGTCGCTCGGCGGCCTGCTGTACGCGTCGGTCGAGGGTGTGCCGCCGTACGACAAGGGTTCCGCGATCGCGACGCTGACCGCCGTGATGACGGAGCAGCTGGAGGAGCCGAAGAACGCGGGCCCGCTGAAGGACGTGATCTACGGCCTGCTCACCAAGGATCCCGCCAAGCGGCTCGACGACGCCGGTGCGCGCAGGATGCTCAACGCGGTGATCCACGCACCCGAGCCCAAGCCGGCCGAGCCGGAGCCCTTGGACGCCACGAAGGTCGTGCCGTTGCCGGTCATCCCCGGCAAGGGCAAGCGAGCCGACAAGGGCGCGGAGAGCGGGAGTTCGGCCGACTCGGGCTCCGGGGGGAAGCGGGGCGAGGAAGCCGCCGAGCGGTTCCGTGGGGCCTTCCGGTCCGTGAAGAAGGCTGCCGTCGCGGCCGGTGCCGGAGCGGGGGCGGCGGTTCGGACGAAGTCCGCCGACTCTGCTGACTCTGCTGACGCTTCCGGGGCTTCCGGGTCCGGGGAAAAGGCCGGGGCTGGTGCGGGCGCGGGGGCTGCGGCCTCCGATACCGCGGTCTCGGGGAGTGTGGCTTCCGCCGGTGTGGCGGACGAGGCTGCGAAGAGCGGCGGTGCGGCGGACTCAGGGAAGCGGGCCGGGGGCGCTGCTCAGGGGGCTGTCGTTCCCGGTGCTCGGGACGGTCAGGCTCGGGACCGTGCGGCTCAGGGCAGCGAGTCTCAGGGCGGTAACCCCGGTGCCGGGGGGCGGAGTTCGGGATGGCCCGTGGTGCCGCCGCCGGATCTGCCGCGTCGGTCCGTGCCCAGGGCGCCGCTCACCGACGTCGTGCCGAAGCGGACGCTGGTGATCATCGCGGTGGTCGTCGTCGCCGTCATCGTGCTCGGCGTGGTGCTGGCCCTCGTGCTCGGGGGTGACAAGTCCACCGGCAGTTCCGCCGACGGGACGAAGAGCGGTGGGGACAAGGTGACGTCCACGTCCTCCGGCTCCGCCGAAACCAAGGAGGACACGGACGACGGCACCCGTGCGGACGGCGGGCAGAGTGCCGACGCCTCGAAGAGCGCGGGTGCAGGGACCGGCTCGGGTGCGGGGGCCGGCTCGGCGAACTCGCCGAGTGCGACGGCGAGTGGGTCCGGTGGGGCGACGGGTGTGTCCACGCACACGGATGGGCAGGGGTTCTCCATTGGACTGCCCGCCGGGTGGAAGTACGAGTCCACGGGGGCCTCGGGCGCCCGGTTCGCAGGACCGGGCGGGCAGAAGCTCCTCGTTGGGTGGACCACTACGCCCAAGGACGATCCGGTGGCGGACTGGAAGAACCAAGAGCAGTACATGACGCGTTCGCAGTACGACAGGATCCGAATAGAGAAGGTGAACTACCGGGGCTGGAACACGGCCGACTGGGAGTTCACCTACGCGGAGGGCGGGACCACGTACCGGTCGGTGGACCGGGGGTTCGTCGTCACCGACCAACTCGGGTATGGGCTCATGTACACGGCAAAAGCGTCGAATTGGGACAGTGAGCTGCGCAAGGAGACATGGCGGACGTTCACGGAGTCGTTCGAGCCGAAATCGTGA
- a CDS encoding glycerol-3-phosphate dehydrogenase/oxidase — protein sequence MRTAALGPAQRAESLAAMAERELDVLVVGAGVVGAGTALDSVTRGLSTGLVEARDWASGTSSRSSKLIHGGLRYLEMLDFALVREALKERGLLLERLAPHLVKPVAFLYPLQHQGWERLYAGAGVALYDAMSMARGHGRGLPAHRHLSRRHALRVAPALKKDALVGALQYYDAQMDDARYVATLVRTAAAYGAQVANRARVTGFLREGERVVGARVEDVEGGGEYEIRARQIVNATGVWTDDTQGMVGERGQFHVRASKGIHLVVPKDRIHSTTGLILRTEKSVLFVIPWGRHWIVGTTDTDWDLDKAHPAASSADIDYLLEHVNSVLAVPLTRDDVQGVYAGLRPLLAGESDATSKLSREHTVAHPVPGLVVVAGGKYTTYRVMAKDAVDAAVHGLDQRVAECVTEDVPLLGAEGYRALWNARARTAARTGLHVVRVEHLLNRYGSLAQEVLDLIAADSSLGEPLQAADDYLRAEVVYAASHEGARHLDDVLTRRTRISIETFDRGTRSSREAAELMAPVLGWDKDQIEREVEHYDKRVEAERESQRQPDDLTADAARLGAPDIVPL from the coding sequence ATGAGGACAGCGGCACTGGGACCGGCGCAGCGCGCCGAGTCACTGGCAGCAATGGCCGAGCGTGAGCTGGACGTGCTGGTTGTGGGCGCCGGCGTGGTCGGTGCGGGCACGGCGCTCGACTCCGTGACCCGCGGCCTGTCCACGGGGCTGGTGGAGGCCCGTGACTGGGCATCGGGCACGTCGAGCAGGTCCAGCAAGCTCATCCACGGGGGCCTGCGCTATCTGGAAATGCTCGACTTCGCCCTCGTGCGGGAGGCGTTGAAGGAACGCGGGCTGTTGCTGGAGCGGCTCGCTCCGCACCTGGTGAAGCCGGTGGCGTTCCTGTATCCGCTTCAGCACCAGGGCTGGGAGCGGCTGTACGCCGGGGCGGGTGTCGCGCTCTACGACGCGATGTCGATGGCCCGCGGGCACGGGCGGGGCCTGCCGGCGCACCGTCACCTGAGCCGCCGTCACGCTCTGCGCGTCGCGCCCGCCTTGAAGAAGGACGCGCTGGTCGGAGCGTTGCAGTACTACGACGCGCAGATGGACGACGCCCGCTATGTGGCCACCCTGGTGCGCACGGCAGCGGCGTACGGCGCGCAGGTCGCCAACCGCGCGCGGGTGACCGGTTTTCTGCGTGAGGGGGAGCGCGTTGTCGGTGCGCGAGTCGAGGATGTCGAGGGCGGCGGGGAGTACGAGATCCGCGCCCGGCAGATCGTCAACGCCACCGGGGTGTGGACCGACGACACCCAGGGGATGGTCGGCGAGCGCGGGCAGTTCCACGTCCGGGCGTCCAAGGGTATCCATCTGGTTGTGCCCAAGGACCGGATCCACTCGACGACCGGGCTGATCCTGCGCACCGAGAAGTCCGTGTTGTTCGTGATCCCGTGGGGCCGGCACTGGATCGTCGGGACGACGGACACCGACTGGGACCTGGACAAGGCCCACCCGGCCGCGTCCAGCGCCGATATCGACTATCTGCTGGAGCATGTGAACTCGGTGCTCGCGGTGCCGCTGACCAGGGACGACGTCCAGGGCGTGTACGCGGGTCTGCGGCCCCTGCTCGCCGGTGAGTCGGATGCCACCAGCAAGCTCTCGCGCGAGCACACCGTGGCGCATCCGGTGCCGGGGCTCGTGGTCGTGGCGGGCGGCAAGTACACGACGTACCGGGTGATGGCGAAGGACGCGGTCGACGCGGCGGTGCACGGGCTCGACCAGCGGGTCGCCGAGTGCGTGACGGAGGACGTGCCGCTGCTGGGCGCCGAGGGATACCGCGCACTGTGGAACGCCCGGGCGCGGACGGCCGCGCGCACCGGACTCCATGTGGTGCGCGTGGAACACCTGCTGAACCGGTACGGCTCGCTGGCGCAGGAGGTCCTCGACCTGATCGCCGCGGACTCCTCCCTCGGCGAGCCGCTGCAGGCGGCGGACGACTATCTGCGGGCGGAGGTCGTGTACGCGGCCTCGCACGAGGGCGCGCGGCATCTGGACGATGTACTGACGCGGCGGACCCGGATCTCGATCGAGACGTTCGACCGGGGAACGCGCAGTTCCCGTGAGGCGGCGGAACTGATGGCGCCCGTCCTCGGCTGGGACAAGGATCAGATCGAGCGCGAGGTCGAGCACTACGACAAGCGGGTGGAGGCGGAACGCGAGTCGCAGCGGCAGCCCGACGACCTGACGGCGGACGCGGCGAGGCTGGGCGCGCCGGACATCGTGCCGCTCTGA
- a CDS encoding nucleotide sugar dehydrogenase, producing the protein MPADLAVIGLGHLGLPLAQAAVAAGIPTLGYKTGPEAGSLTAAELRRMLSGGFRTAAGPAELGRVRTAVICAPTSRGADGTLDLSQVEAAARTLAARLRPHTTVILESPVHPGTTEEFLRPLLEEGSGLQAGRDFHLAYSPSRVDPGNRDFTPANTPKVIGGLTPACTESAAAFYSRLTDKVVRARGPREAETVQLLETNFRHVNIALVNEMAVLCHDLGVDLWDVIRCAETKPFGFQAFRPGPGVGGHAAPQDLHGHTGRTLRMVELAQQVNNHMPQYVIQRAATLLNEHGKSARGARVLLLGVTYKPDLADQQGSPAQEIAIRLMELGASVSYHDPHVPSWSVLDRPLPRADSLYEAAADADLTILLQQHRTYDLQGLSVKAQLLLDTRGATPTGAAHRL; encoded by the coding sequence ATGCCCGCAGACCTCGCCGTCATCGGACTCGGACATCTCGGCCTGCCACTGGCCCAGGCCGCCGTCGCCGCCGGCATCCCCACCCTCGGCTACAAGACCGGCCCCGAGGCCGGTTCCCTCACCGCCGCCGAACTGCGCCGGATGCTCTCCGGGGGCTTCCGGACGGCCGCCGGCCCCGCCGAACTCGGCCGCGTACGCACCGCCGTCATCTGCGCGCCCACCTCGCGCGGCGCCGACGGAACCCTGGACCTCAGCCAGGTGGAGGCTGCCGCTCGTACCCTGGCCGCCCGTCTGCGCCCGCACACCACGGTGATCCTGGAGTCGCCCGTACACCCCGGCACCACGGAGGAGTTCCTGCGCCCCCTCCTCGAAGAGGGCTCCGGACTACAGGCGGGCCGCGACTTCCACCTCGCCTACTCCCCCAGCCGCGTCGACCCCGGCAACCGCGACTTCACGCCCGCCAACACCCCCAAGGTCATCGGTGGCCTCACCCCCGCCTGCACCGAGTCGGCCGCCGCCTTCTACAGCCGGCTCACCGACAAGGTCGTACGCGCGCGTGGACCTCGGGAAGCGGAAACCGTGCAGCTCCTGGAGACCAACTTCCGGCACGTCAACATCGCCCTCGTCAACGAGATGGCCGTCCTCTGCCACGACCTGGGCGTCGACCTGTGGGACGTCATCCGCTGCGCGGAGACCAAGCCGTTCGGCTTCCAGGCCTTCCGCCCCGGCCCGGGCGTCGGCGGCCACGCCGCCCCCCAGGACCTGCACGGCCACACCGGCCGCACCCTGCGCATGGTGGAACTCGCCCAGCAGGTCAACAACCACATGCCCCAGTACGTCATCCAGCGCGCGGCCACGCTCCTCAACGAGCACGGCAAATCGGCCCGCGGCGCCCGCGTCCTCCTCCTGGGCGTCACCTACAAGCCCGACCTCGCCGACCAACAGGGCTCCCCCGCCCAGGAGATCGCGATCCGCCTGATGGAACTGGGCGCCTCCGTCAGCTACCACGACCCTCACGTCCCGTCGTGGAGCGTCCTGGACCGCCCCCTCCCGCGCGCGGACTCCCTCTACGAGGCGGCGGCCGACGCCGACCTGACGATCCTCCTCCAGCAGCACCGCACGTACGACCTCCAGGGGCTGTCGGTGAAGGCGCAGCTGCTTTTGGACACACGGGGGGCCACGCCTACGGGGGCGGCGCATCGGTTGTGA